In one window of Gouania willdenowi chromosome 8, fGouWil2.1, whole genome shotgun sequence DNA:
- the gfap gene encoding glial fibrillary acidic protein — MEIQRVQSSYRKRFGPQGSSSPGVRYGSLPSSRLSWHGTPRSTVHSSPLSRLSLGSTSALLLGGSVDRLDFPTDSLLKAQFKETRTNEKMEMMGLNDRFASYIEKVRLLEQQNKVLVAELNQLKGKEPSRLGDIYQEELRELRRHVDGLTNGKARVEIERDNFAADLATVKQRLQEEIGLRQDAENSLNAFKQDVDDAALSRVQLERKIDALQDEINFLKRIHEEELRELQEQIMTQQVHVDLDVSKPDLTAALRDIRVQYETIASSNMQETEEWYRSKFADLTDAANRNAEALRQAKQEANEYRRQCQAATCDLEALRGTNESLERQLREMEDRCAIETANYQDAVSRLEEEIQGLKEEMARHLQEYQDLLNVKLALDIEIATYRKLLEGEESRITIPVQSFSNLPFRETNLDTKTPEAQVKRSIRVRTVETRDGEIIKDTTTEHKNLP; from the exons ATGGAGATCCAGAGAGTCCAGTCCTCATACAGAAAGCGCTTTGGACCCCAGGGCTCTAGCAGCCCGGGGGTCAGATATGGCAGCCTCCCCTCAAGCCGACTATCCTGGCATGGCACCCCTCGCAGTACTGTCCACTCCAGCCCCCTGTCCCGGCTCTCCCTGGGCTCCACCTCGGCCCTGCTGCTGGGGGGCTCGGTGGACCGGCTGGATTTTCCCACAGACTCCCTGCTAAAGGCCCAGTTCAAGGAGACGCGCACCAATGAGAAAATGGAGATGATGGGCCTCAACGACCGCTTCGCCAGTTACATTGAGAAGGTTCGGTTGCTAGAGCAGCAGAACAAGGTGCTGGTGGCTGAGCTGAACCAGCTCAAGGGGAAGGAGCCCAGTCGGCTGGGGGACATTTACCAGGAGGAGCTGAGGGAGCTGAGACGGCATGTGGACGGACTCACCAACGGAAAGGCTCGGGTGGAGATCGAGAGGGACAACTTTGCAGCAGACCTGGCAACAGTGAAGCAGAG ATTGCAGGAGGAGATTGGACTGCGGCAGGATGCAGAAAACAGCCTAAACGCGTTCAAACAG GATGTGGATGATGCCGCTCTCAGCCGTGTTCAGTTGGAGCGGAAGATCGATGCCCTTCAAGACGAGATCAACTTCCTGAAGAGAATTCACGAGGAG GAGCTGCGTGAGCTGCAGGAGCAGATCATGACTCAGCAGGTCCACGTTGATCTGGATGTCTCCAAACCAGACCTGACTGCAGCGCTGAGGGACATCAGGGTCCAGTACGAAACCATTGCCAGCTCCAATATGCAGGAAACGGAGGAATGGTATCGATCCAAG TTTGCTGACCTCACAGATGCCGCCAATCGAAATGCAGAAGCCCTGCGTCAGGCCAAGCAGGAAGCCAATGAATATCGCCGCCAGTGCCAAGCTGCCACTTGTGACTTGGAAGCTCTCCGTGGCACA AACGAGTCCCTGGAACGCCAGCTCAGAGAGATGGAGGACCGCTGCGCCATTGAAACCGCCAATTACCAGGATGCAGTGAGCCGTCTGGAGGAGGAGATCCAAGGTCTGAAGGAGGAGATGGCCAGACACCTGCAGGAGTACCAGGACCTCCTCAATGTCAAACTAGCTCTAGATATTGAGATCGCCACCTACAGGAAGCTACTGGAGGGAGAGGAGAGCAG gATCACCATTCCAGTTCAGAGTTTTTCAAACCTGCCATTTAGAG AAACCAATTTGGACACAAAAACACCCGAGGCTCAAGTGAAAAGAAGCATCCGGGTTCGAACCGTGGAGACCAGGGATGGGGAG atCATTAAGGATACAACCACTGAGCACAAAAATCTTCCCTGA